A single Triticum dicoccoides isolate Atlit2015 ecotype Zavitan chromosome 2A, WEW_v2.0, whole genome shotgun sequence DNA region contains:
- the LOC119355145 gene encoding fibrillin protein 5 homolog: protein MAASLLLLSPSPHCHCITTPTRGTGTPLPSPRCHPPAPRRRPRPRGAGLVARGAAVPPEQSLAPHYETLGDAKSALYQALEGIDRGIFGITSAKRSEIHALVELLESRNPTPNPTDKLHDKVDGCWRLIYSTISILGKRRTKLGLRDFISLGDFFQIIDVKEEKAVSVIKFSARALKIFSGQLAIEASYTITTKTRVGIKLESSTITPDQLMNIFQKNYDMLLAIFNPEGWLEITYVDESLRIGRDDKANIFVLEKTDPSQV from the exons AtggcagcctccctcctcctcctctccccctcgcctCACTGCCACTGCATTACCACGCCCACCAGGGGAACCGGAACGCCGCTGCCTTCCCCGCGGTGCCACCCACCAGCTCCGCGGCGCCGGCCGCGGCCGCGGGGCGCGGGGCTGGTGGCGAGAGGCGCCGCGGTGCCTCCCGAGCAAAGCTTAGCGCCTCACTACGAGACTCTGGGCGACGCCAAGTCTGCGCTGTACCAAGCTCTGGAAG GTATCGACAGAGGAATATTTGGCATAACCTCCGCGAAAAGGTCCGAGATTCATGCTCTGGTGGAGCTCTTGGAGTCCCGGAATCCTACACCGAATCCCACCGACAAATTGCACGACAAG GTGGACGGCTGCTGGAGGCTCATCTATAGCACCATCTCGATTCTGGGGAAAAGGAGAACCAAGTTAGGCCTGCGAGATTTCATCAGCCTGGGGGATTTCTTCCAGATAATCGATGTCAAGGAG GAAAAGGCGGTGAGTGTCATAAAGTTCAGCGCAAGAGCATTGAAGATATTCTCAGGCCAACTTGCTATTGAAGCATCCTACACTATCACGACAAAAACA AGAGTGGGTATCAAGCTTGAGAGTTCAACAATCACCCCAGATCAG TTGATGAATATCTTCCAGAAGAACTACGACATGCTCCTTGCCATATTCAACCCAGAAGGTTGGCTTGAGATAAC ATATGTTGACGAATCTCTACGGATCGGCAGAGATGACAAGGCAAACATCTTTGTTCTGGAGAAAACAGACCCATCTCAAGTGTAA